In Chryseobacterium camelliae, one DNA window encodes the following:
- a CDS encoding AraC family transcriptional regulator, with product MEQIHDTFAIEIAEYDEWQHRSRKNNFFELAYILDGKGFHSVNYVDYPYKENGIFLLPTAKCHQYIIKETTTFLFVRFTGNYFASNTNNQVDYSCWFNRLNFIMGNHNHLSGELIEDDDDKKQLKRLLDVILYEYSRKDICSSFIIQNTLVSVLAVICRNIQQRNWDGRTFNDEKFVDLLNFISFNILDAEKLSVKYLSQKFHISETYFSEYFKRNASERFQDYVLKSKLRIAQSRAKFSDTPIQEIALELGFTDSSHLNRIMKNHFGKGMREIRKEMQG from the coding sequence ATGGAACAGATACATGATACTTTTGCGATTGAAATTGCCGAGTATGACGAATGGCAGCATAGAAGCCGTAAAAACAATTTCTTTGAACTTGCTTACATACTAGATGGTAAAGGCTTTCATAGTGTGAACTATGTAGATTATCCATATAAGGAAAACGGTATTTTTTTGCTGCCAACGGCAAAATGCCACCAATATATTATCAAAGAAACGACAACGTTTTTGTTCGTACGTTTCACCGGAAATTATTTTGCTTCCAATACCAATAACCAGGTGGATTATAGTTGCTGGTTCAACAGGCTGAATTTCATTATGGGCAACCATAATCATCTTTCAGGTGAGCTGATTGAAGATGACGATGATAAAAAACAGCTTAAAAGGCTTTTGGACGTGATACTTTATGAATATAGCAGGAAAGACATCTGTTCTTCATTTATCATTCAAAACACACTGGTTTCAGTACTGGCCGTCATCTGTCGGAATATCCAACAGCGCAATTGGGATGGAAGGACATTCAATGATGAAAAATTTGTCGATCTGCTCAACTTCATCAGCTTTAATATTCTTGATGCTGAAAAATTATCAGTCAAATACCTGTCTCAAAAATTCCATATCTCGGAAACTTATTTTAGCGAATACTTTAAACGGAATGCCTCGGAGCGGTTTCAGGATTATGTATTGAAATCCAAGCTGAGGATTGCTCAATCAAGAGCAAAATTCAGTGATACTCCTATACAAGAAATCGCCCTTGAATTGGGGTTTACAGACAGTAGCCATCTCAATAGAATAATGAAAAACCACTTTGGAAAAGGGATGAGAGAAATACGAAAAGAAATGCAGGGTTAG
- a CDS encoding zinc-dependent alcohol dehydrogenase family protein: protein MMEAIVVNCFGKPENTFQAIRLPIPHINDDEVLIKVKATSVNPIDYKIRSGDLPHLVPSFPAILHGDVSGIVEKTGTNVRKFQAGDYVYGCIGGVVGINGALAEYTTADYRLLSKMPNGMSFTEAAAVPLVGITAYEAIFQRAKIVPGQKVLIYGGVGGVGHLALQFAKFLGAKVYATISNDQQDGIAKKLGADYTIDYRKETVEDFVNKHTEGKGFDMVFDTIGNQHLANSFEAVKRKGTVITTVSLDKIDLSLIHEKALTLHTVYMIIPILYNDEDGKKEHGAILRHITELMEQGKVMPLIDPVSFTLHEIAQAHIYAESGKSTGKIVIRV from the coding sequence ATGATGGAAGCGATCGTAGTGAACTGTTTTGGGAAGCCGGAAAACACATTTCAGGCAATAAGGCTTCCTATCCCACATATAAACGACGATGAAGTACTGATAAAAGTAAAAGCGACATCTGTAAATCCCATCGACTATAAAATAAGAAGTGGCGATTTACCGCACCTGGTTCCGTCCTTCCCCGCGATCCTGCATGGTGATGTTTCAGGTATTGTTGAAAAGACCGGTACAAATGTCAGGAAATTTCAGGCGGGAGATTATGTATATGGATGCATCGGCGGTGTAGTGGGAATTAATGGTGCATTGGCTGAATACACAACAGCAGATTACAGATTACTATCTAAAATGCCTAATGGAATGAGCTTTACCGAAGCGGCGGCTGTTCCTTTAGTAGGCATCACCGCATACGAAGCCATTTTTCAAAGGGCCAAAATTGTTCCGGGACAAAAAGTTTTGATATATGGAGGTGTAGGCGGTGTAGGACATCTTGCCTTACAATTCGCAAAGTTTTTGGGAGCCAAAGTATATGCAACTATCTCTAACGACCAACAGGATGGGATTGCTAAAAAATTAGGAGCGGACTATACGATTGATTACAGGAAAGAAACTGTTGAGGATTTTGTCAATAAACATACAGAAGGAAAAGGGTTTGATATGGTGTTTGATACCATAGGAAATCAGCATCTCGCAAACAGCTTTGAAGCTGTAAAAAGGAAAGGTACCGTAATAACAACCGTATCACTCGATAAAATTGATCTATCGCTCATCCACGAAAAGGCACTGACGCTCCATACTGTCTATATGATTATCCCTATACTCTACAATGATGAAGACGGTAAAAAGGAACACGGCGCGATTTTAAGGCACATAACAGAACTGATGGAGCAAGGAAAAGTAATGCCTCTGATTGACCCCGTTAGCTTTACTTTACACGAAATTGCCCAGGCACACATTTATGCCGAAAGCGGAAAAAGTACTGGCAAAATAGTTATCAGGGTATAA
- a CDS encoding alcohol dehydrogenase catalytic domain-containing protein has protein sequence MKAVQLDQFGIKNLKVKEIAKPSPKRGEVLVRIKAVSLNYLDVLLTSGNFYKGLPNLPYIPVSDGAGVIEALGEEVSGWKVGDRVAVQYVQNWTRGDFQKEYNIRVAWQTQGVLAEYVCLPQYGIVKAPDNLSFEEISTLPIAAVTAWHALINQANLHVGQTVLTQGTGGGFHFCIAIG, from the coding sequence ATGAAAGCTGTACAATTAGACCAATTCGGAATAAAGAACTTAAAGGTAAAAGAAATCGCGAAACCAAGCCCCAAGCGTGGTGAGGTTTTGGTAAGGATAAAAGCCGTATCGCTCAACTACCTCGATGTTTTATTGACAAGTGGCAATTTCTATAAAGGCTTGCCTAACCTTCCTTACATACCTGTATCAGACGGGGCGGGAGTTATTGAAGCATTGGGAGAAGAAGTAAGCGGATGGAAGGTTGGTGACCGTGTAGCGGTCCAGTATGTACAGAACTGGACCAGAGGTGATTTTCAAAAAGAATACAATATAAGGGTTGCATGGCAAACGCAAGGTGTTTTGGCAGAATATGTATGCCTGCCCCAGTATGGTATTGTAAAAGCACCTGACAATTTAAGTTTTGAAGAAATCTCTACATTACCTATAGCTGCCGTAACAGCATGGCACGCATTAATAAATCAGGCCAATCTGCATGTTGGGCAGACTGTACTGACACAAGGCACAGGTGGGGGTTTCCATTTTTGCATTGCAATTGGCTAA
- a CDS encoding zinc-binding dehydrogenase, which translates to MAKAAGAKVIATTSSKEKEQKLMELGADAVINYTKYPEWHKEVLRLNSGEGVDVTLDIAGTKTIAQSLLSLKENAYLATAGFISGSALPIDIHKHSINMSFIRIQGLATGSAESFTKMNRAIELNNIHPVVDTVYKIEEVKEAFKRIEKGDMVGKIVISI; encoded by the coding sequence TTGGCTAAAGCAGCCGGAGCAAAAGTGATTGCTACGACCAGCAGTAAAGAGAAAGAGCAAAAATTAATGGAACTTGGAGCAGATGCCGTCATCAATTATACGAAATATCCTGAATGGCACAAAGAAGTTTTGCGTCTCAATAGCGGAGAGGGTGTAGATGTTACATTGGATATTGCCGGTACGAAAACTATTGCCCAATCCTTACTCTCACTCAAAGAAAATGCCTATTTGGCAACTGCCGGATTTATATCAGGTTCGGCATTACCTATTGATATCCACAAACATTCCATCAATATGTCCTTTATACGTATTCAGGGGTTAGCTACGGGAAGTGCAGAAAGTTTTACAAAAATGAACCGTGCCATCGAGCTAAACAATATTCATCCCGTTGTTGATACGGTTTATAAGATAGAGGAAGTTAAAGAAGCATTTAAAAGGATAGAGAAAGGAGATATGGTTGGTAAAATAGTTATTTCCATATAA
- a CDS encoding type II toxin-antitoxin system HipA family toxin — protein MKTAIKEIKVGLNFGSGIQPVGRLAIRDGIIYFQYDEEFLQTNLEISPIRLSLQRDVIELPRDPFEGLAGVFNDSLPDGWGRLLFDRLLRSQGISPSDISPLDRLGYVGLHGMGALVYEPDQSPDGSNEMIDLDVLATQTKDVLQGDSEEVIAELLALNGSSAGARPKALIGVDAERKNISYGANLLSDNFEPWMVKFPNSLDGKDAGAIEYTYALMAVDAGIKMPEVHLFPSQKGNGYFAVKRFDREGNQRLHMHTVSGLVHSNFRFPSLDYEDLLSLTSVLTKDIREVEKMFRLAVFNVMAHNRDDHAKNFSFLMNEFGEWKLSPAYDLTFSSGPGGEQSTMVMGEGRNITFKHLIKLGREAKLSKEFLENVIEQTSSALSKWSNLSKDFGVSKSKRELITKLIKTF, from the coding sequence ATGAAAACAGCCATCAAAGAAATAAAAGTAGGATTGAATTTTGGTTCTGGAATTCAACCCGTTGGACGTTTGGCAATTCGTGATGGTATAATCTATTTTCAATACGATGAAGAATTTCTGCAAACCAATTTAGAAATTTCACCTATAAGACTTTCTTTGCAACGAGACGTGATAGAGCTTCCAAGAGATCCATTTGAAGGTTTGGCTGGTGTTTTCAATGATAGCCTGCCTGACGGTTGGGGTAGATTACTTTTTGACCGTTTGCTTCGCTCGCAAGGGATTTCTCCATCTGATATTTCACCACTAGATCGTCTAGGATATGTCGGATTGCACGGTATGGGTGCGTTGGTTTATGAGCCGGATCAAAGTCCAGATGGTAGTAATGAGATGATTGATTTGGACGTGTTGGCTACTCAAACAAAAGACGTTTTGCAAGGTGATTCAGAAGAAGTGATTGCAGAACTTTTGGCTTTGAACGGATCCTCTGCTGGAGCACGGCCAAAAGCATTGATCGGCGTTGATGCAGAAAGAAAAAATATATCCTACGGAGCGAATTTGTTAAGCGATAATTTTGAACCTTGGATGGTAAAATTTCCAAACTCATTAGATGGAAAAGATGCGGGAGCGATAGAATATACTTACGCTTTAATGGCTGTAGATGCTGGAATTAAAATGCCTGAAGTTCATTTGTTTCCTTCACAGAAAGGGAATGGCTATTTTGCTGTAAAGCGTTTTGATAGAGAAGGAAATCAGCGTCTCCATATGCATACGGTGAGTGGACTCGTTCACAGTAATTTTAGGTTTCCATCTCTTGATTATGAAGATTTATTATCATTGACGAGTGTTTTAACCAAGGATATTCGAGAGGTAGAAAAAATGTTTCGGTTAGCAGTTTTCAATGTGATGGCACACAATAGAGACGACCATGCTAAGAACTTTTCGTTTCTAATGAATGAATTTGGAGAATGGAAATTGTCACCCGCTTACGACCTTACTTTCTCATCTGGACCAGGTGGCGAACAAAGCACTATGGTAATGGGAGAAGGACGAAATATAACCTTCAAGCATCTGATTAAATTAGGAAGGGAAGCCAAACTATCAAAAGAATTTTTAGAGAATGTTATTGAGCAAACAAGTTCTGCACTTAGTAAATGGTCAAATCTGTCAAAAGATTTTGGAGTTAGTAAATCTAAAAGAGAATTAATAACAAAATTGATTAAAACATTTTAA
- a CDS encoding helix-turn-helix domain-containing protein translates to MLFISLSKVQKKLVDNIRERRLQLNLTQEGLAERSGVPLPTLRKFEQKGLISLDSFLKLLSVVGGLEEMLDALKAKEQSFKSIDDVLKSEEKPIKKRGSRR, encoded by the coding sequence ATGTTATTTATTTCTTTATCAAAGGTTCAAAAAAAACTAGTTGATAATATCCGTGAAAGACGATTGCAACTGAATCTAACACAGGAAGGCTTGGCTGAAAGATCGGGTGTTCCTTTACCAACGCTTAGGAAGTTTGAGCAAAAAGGCTTAATTTCTTTGGATTCATTTTTAAAATTACTTTCAGTGGTTGGTGGATTAGAAGAAATGCTTGATGCTTTAAAAGCAAAGGAACAGAGTTTTAAATCTATCGATGATGTTCTAAAATCAGAGGAAAAGCCTATTAAAAAAAGAGGAAGCAGAAGATGA
- a CDS encoding ATP-binding protein encodes MSERRIGKIISVDSFRAYIRLDDDLKSLYKSGYEDIYEVARINSYVIIPIGADKIVAMVTSVRAIDETELDKNKDAIFLTKSSRYLVATMIGTIENGGRYIQGVYNYPILDNPVWYVTRQDLDNIFDQKEKTEINFEEDYYLPIGTSPAFSDYKIKINPDKLFGKHAAILGNTGSGKSCTFASIIQSLFDYDYNGKKLQNAHVIIFDTNGEYKQAFQGTKDLPYKNLIEVNSFNIDKDGLKVPFWFMNFSDYDYLFEPTSGTQAPVFKRALGLAKNQTVSTVKKIIPQTYLSKLNTIALECDENGFKIKNTIYSELESFGKELRALDTDFDKTNLLNALRELIKEKTKLTKPGQYIEGVISSAVLSECSLTLKAEILNYQASVRDVEVAEERNIDLPIYFEFNSLISRFFDEAINEQENNGNRLREFVSTLRLRLQSYLSDERISQPLLLSNTNKITDALAKFISFILGDFCKVYKATDTDVFTNFYKTQIGKKDAEKLLENKSSQITIIDMSLLPYEVLETITGLIGRLILEFVSRFPENDRGKLPIVIALEEAQNYIPERNKNDRESIAKKVFERIAREGRKYGISLLVSSQRPSELSKTVLSQCNSFIIHRLQNPEDQKYVRQLVSAANEDILQQLPILPQQHVVIMGDAVRTPVQAKMNTAYPKPNSNNPKFIENWIADGDMNFPDYKKISEAWEKGEKYINTDDSSEN; translated from the coding sequence ATGAGTGAAAGACGTATTGGTAAAATTATTTCAGTAGATAGTTTCCGTGCATATATACGTTTAGATGATGATCTTAAAAGTTTATATAAAAGCGGATATGAAGATATTTATGAAGTTGCAAGGATTAATTCATACGTGATTATTCCTATTGGAGCTGATAAAATTGTTGCAATGGTTACAAGTGTAAGAGCTATAGACGAAACTGAATTAGATAAAAATAAAGATGCAATATTTTTAACTAAATCTTCCAGATATTTAGTTGCTACTATGATTGGTACTATTGAAAATGGTGGTAGATATATTCAAGGTGTTTATAACTATCCTATACTTGATAATCCCGTGTGGTATGTTACAAGGCAGGATTTAGATAATATATTTGACCAAAAAGAAAAAACGGAAATTAATTTTGAGGAGGATTATTACTTGCCAATTGGTACCTCACCAGCATTTTCTGACTATAAAATAAAAATTAATCCCGATAAATTATTTGGTAAACACGCTGCTATTTTGGGAAACACCGGATCTGGAAAATCCTGCACATTTGCTTCTATTATCCAAAGTCTTTTTGACTATGATTATAACGGTAAAAAATTACAAAATGCTCATGTTATCATTTTTGATACTAATGGAGAGTACAAACAGGCTTTTCAAGGAACTAAAGATTTGCCTTATAAAAACTTAATCGAAGTAAATTCTTTTAATATAGATAAAGACGGATTGAAAGTCCCTTTTTGGTTTATGAATTTCTCTGATTATGATTACCTTTTTGAACCTACATCAGGAACACAAGCACCTGTTTTTAAAAGAGCGTTAGGACTTGCAAAAAATCAAACAGTATCAACAGTTAAAAAAATAATTCCTCAAACATATCTTTCAAAACTAAATACGATAGCTCTTGAGTGTGATGAAAATGGATTTAAGATTAAAAATACTATCTATTCCGAATTGGAATCTTTCGGTAAAGAACTACGTGCGTTAGATACTGATTTCGATAAGACGAATTTACTAAATGCCTTAAGGGAACTTATAAAGGAAAAAACTAAACTTACGAAGCCTGGGCAGTATATAGAAGGTGTAATAAGTAGTGCTGTATTAAGTGAGTGTTCTTTAACTCTTAAAGCGGAAATATTAAATTATCAAGCAAGTGTACGAGATGTAGAAGTTGCAGAAGAACGAAATATTGATTTACCGATATATTTTGAATTTAATAGCCTAATATCTAGATTTTTTGATGAAGCCATTAATGAACAAGAAAATAATGGAAATAGATTAAGAGAATTTGTTTCAACTCTAAGATTAAGGTTGCAATCTTATTTAAGTGATGAAAGAATCTCCCAACCATTATTATTAAGCAATACTAATAAAATAACCGACGCTCTAGCTAAGTTTATATCATTCATCTTAGGAGATTTTTGCAAAGTGTATAAGGCCACAGATACTGATGTTTTCACCAATTTTTATAAAACTCAGATTGGCAAAAAGGATGCTGAAAAGCTATTGGAAAATAAATCAAGTCAAATAACTATAATAGATATGTCTCTTTTACCTTATGAAGTATTAGAAACAATTACCGGATTGATAGGAAGGCTTATCTTGGAATTTGTATCACGTTTCCCTGAAAATGACAGAGGAAAACTCCCTATTGTTATTGCTCTTGAAGAAGCACAAAACTATATTCCGGAAAGGAACAAAAATGATAGGGAATCAATCGCTAAAAAAGTATTTGAAAGAATTGCACGAGAAGGTCGTAAATATGGTATTTCTTTGTTAGTGTCAAGCCAGAGACCTTCAGAACTTTCGAAAACAGTATTATCCCAATGTAACTCTTTTATTATTCATAGATTGCAAAATCCTGAAGATCAAAAATATGTAAGACAACTAGTTTCCGCAGCAAACGAAGATATTCTTCAACAATTACCAATTCTTCCTCAACAGCACGTCGTGATTATGGGAGATGCCGTAAGAACTCCAGTTCAGGCTAAAATGAACACTGCGTATCCAAAACCTAATAGTAATAATCCCAAATTTATTGAAAATTGGATCGCAGATGGTGATATGAATTTTCCTGATTATAAAAAGATTTCTGAAGCTTGGGAGAAAGGAGAAAAATATATTAATACTGATGATAGTTCTGAAAATTAA
- a CDS encoding SIR2 family protein, with protein MEYFDPSKNKIFFGNDDKLVTWIEENIKQNNIVDKIRLMLKNYLELDNVSFLFGSGTSIHLGAVAIRNFPIEVEAYIKEKDKDIPGIFAEFFSVIKQLQAQKLEFGKANLIKGTQIFEDEKKWRFEIEDDIIRDIESKEIAIEYEKVLNYLIALEYVLNENKSNERSDKYSELIKVIKEGLFTVCDIDKRKIPLSELKKIVKRSKKQAFKNALKNKYYFHEMFLKALLQRPLNLRRANIFCANYDLAFEYAFDKLGIHYIDGFAGFHKRFFKPETFEYDIFYPGSTTSGKVQRIEKVVRYCKLHGSLSWVNSEVRNSNNLYGIEEKPLELIESLNKKGEIIIYPSAVKKSYTLDLPYSELFRQFAATITQSQSVLITVGYSFGDDHFNDIIYQALSNPTFTLIVVDFQGTRNEYIRNLKELNDPRIIILEGEFFGDFLTFADTLMPNFNNIDNNEKVAATLNNLLGNNLEPTKKEENE; from the coding sequence ATGGAATATTTTGATCCATCAAAGAATAAAATTTTCTTTGGAAATGATGATAAGCTCGTAACTTGGATAGAAGAAAATATCAAACAAAATAACATTGTTGATAAAATTCGGTTGATGTTAAAAAATTATTTGGAGTTGGATAATGTAAGTTTTCTTTTCGGTTCCGGCACATCAATTCATTTAGGAGCTGTCGCAATAAGAAATTTTCCCATTGAAGTTGAAGCCTATATTAAGGAAAAAGATAAAGATATTCCTGGGATTTTCGCAGAATTTTTTTCCGTTATAAAACAATTGCAGGCTCAAAAATTAGAATTCGGAAAAGCAAACTTAATTAAAGGAACTCAAATCTTTGAAGACGAAAAAAAATGGAGATTCGAGATTGAAGATGATATTATTCGGGATATTGAATCAAAAGAAATTGCCATTGAATATGAAAAAGTTTTAAATTATTTAATTGCTTTAGAATATGTTCTAAATGAAAATAAAAGTAATGAAAGAAGTGATAAATATTCAGAACTAATAAAAGTAATTAAAGAGGGATTATTCACTGTATGTGATATAGATAAAAGAAAAATACCATTATCTGAATTAAAAAAAATAGTAAAACGTAGTAAAAAGCAAGCATTTAAAAATGCATTAAAAAACAAATATTATTTCCACGAAATGTTTTTAAAAGCTCTTTTACAAAGGCCGTTAAACTTAAGAAGAGCAAATATTTTTTGTGCAAATTATGACTTAGCTTTTGAGTATGCCTTTGACAAATTAGGAATTCATTATATAGATGGCTTCGCTGGTTTTCATAAAAGATTTTTTAAACCTGAGACTTTTGAATACGATATTTTCTATCCCGGCTCAACTACTTCAGGAAAAGTTCAGAGAATTGAAAAAGTAGTTCGATACTGTAAACTTCACGGTTCGTTATCATGGGTAAATTCTGAGGTTAGAAATTCAAATAATTTATATGGAATTGAAGAAAAGCCTCTAGAATTAATAGAATCTCTTAATAAAAAAGGGGAAATTATCATTTATCCTTCTGCTGTAAAAAAATCATATACCCTAGATTTACCTTATTCGGAACTGTTCAGGCAATTCGCAGCCACAATTACACAATCTCAATCAGTACTTATTACAGTCGGTTATTCTTTTGGAGATGACCATTTCAACGATATTATTTATCAAGCTTTATCAAATCCCACATTTACTTTAATTGTAGTTGATTTTCAAGGTACACGGAATGAATATATAAGAAATCTTAAAGAATTAAATGATCCTCGAATTATTATTTTAGAAGGAGAGTTTTTTGGAGATTTTCTAACGTTTGCTGATACATTGATGCCAAACTTTAATAATATTGATAATAATGAGAAAGTTGCAGCTACACTCAATAATTTATTAGGAAACAATTTAGAACCTACTAAAAAAGAAGAAAATGAGTGA
- a CDS encoding helix-turn-helix domain-containing protein yields MNESLEEIERYVIKRVKEIRESKSITQEELSLSIGKNIGFISQIEAPSKKAKYNLIHLNLIAIALGCSIKDFLPEEPIRDKKYDIKEIKSKKS; encoded by the coding sequence ATGAATGAATCATTAGAGGAAATAGAAAGATATGTTATAAAACGTGTTAAAGAAATACGAGAATCAAAGAGCATCACCCAAGAGGAGCTCTCACTTTCTATTGGGAAGAATATTGGATTTATTTCACAGATAGAAGCTCCATCTAAAAAAGCAAAATACAATTTGATCCATCTAAATTTAATTGCAATAGCATTAGGATGTTCCATTAAGGATTTTCTTCCTGAAGAACCAATCCGAGATAAGAAATACGATATTAAAGAAATTAAAAGTAAAAAATCCTGA
- a CDS encoding RNA polymerase sigma factor, with product MKTTNSLPRMFNDYQLYELLKKGNPVSLEHIHFRYKRLLFWIGKKMLEDDFVVETLVQDTFLKLWLHRDSIETPNHILGFLRFVLKRDCISYFTAPKNKFARLTASLESFENYQDYLVGYDPLQDKEHLLQQESDQKDFDEVNKVLKVINPKRKHLIELCLQYGFRYKPIAEAMGSSVKDISNEVAGAINDLKKILKTNSNGKLAIESQKNNVKQDELSSQQIEIMSRRCEQKSSFAVIARELKLSEKEVHREFLYAYQYLQNQNNSEITI from the coding sequence ATGAAAACAACAAATTCTCTGCCTCGGATGTTCAATGATTATCAGTTATATGAACTGCTGAAAAAAGGCAATCCAGTCTCATTAGAACATATTCATTTTCGGTACAAAAGACTTCTTTTCTGGATAGGAAAAAAAATGCTTGAAGATGATTTTGTCGTGGAAACACTTGTGCAGGATACATTTCTAAAATTATGGTTACATCGTGATTCCATCGAAACTCCAAATCATATTTTAGGCTTTTTACGATTCGTTCTGAAAAGAGATTGTATATCTTACTTTACTGCTCCGAAAAATAAATTCGCACGATTAACGGCTTCACTTGAAAGTTTTGAGAACTATCAGGATTATCTTGTAGGATATGATCCTCTCCAAGACAAAGAACATTTACTTCAGCAGGAGTCCGATCAAAAAGATTTTGATGAAGTCAATAAGGTCTTGAAGGTAATAAATCCCAAAAGAAAGCATCTGATTGAGCTATGCCTTCAATATGGCTTCCGATACAAACCTATTGCAGAAGCAATGGGAAGTAGTGTTAAAGATATAAGCAATGAAGTAGCTGGGGCAATAAATGATCTAAAGAAAATCTTAAAGACAAATTCTAATGGGAAGCTAGCGATTGAATCTCAGAAAAATAACGTTAAACAAGATGAACTCAGCAGTCAACAAATTGAAATTATGAGCAGAAGATGTGAACAGAAATCTTCATTTGCAGTAATTGCACGGGAACTCAAACTTTCTGAGAAGGAAGTCCATCGGGAGTTTCTTTACGCTTATCAATATTTACAGAATCAAAACAACTCTGAAATAACTATTTGA